One genomic segment of Scomber japonicus isolate fScoJap1 chromosome 23, fScoJap1.pri, whole genome shotgun sequence includes these proteins:
- the LOC128385175 gene encoding histone H3 codes for MARTKQTARKSTGGKAPRKQLATKAARKSAPATGGVKKPHRYRPGTVALREIRRYQKSTELLIRKLPFQRLVREIAQDFKTDLRFQSSAVMALQEASEAYLVGLFEDTNLCAIHAKRVTIMPKDIQLARRIRGERA; via the coding sequence ATGGCAAGAACCAAGCAGACCGCCCGTAAATCCACCGGAGGTAAAGCTCCCAGGAAGCAGCTGGCCACTAAGGCTGCCCGTAAGAGTGCCCCTGCCACCGGCGGAGTGAAGAAACCTCACCGTTACAGGCCCGGTACCGTGGCTCTCAGAGAGATCCGTCGCTACCAGAAATCCACCGAGCTGCTGATCCGCAAGCTGCCCTTCCAGCGTCTGGTCAGAGAAATCGCTCAGGACTTCAAGACCGACCTGCGCTTCCAGAGCTCCGCTGTCATGGCTCTGCAGGAGGCCAGCGAGGCTTACCTGGTCGGTCTGTTCGAGGACACCAACCTGTGCGCCATCCACGCCAAGAGGGTCACTATCATGCCCAAAGACATCCAGCTGGCCCGCCGCATCCGTGGAGAGAGAGCTTAA
- the LOC128385160 gene encoding tetraspanin-8-like yields MAGIDPCLKKTFTIFNVFFAIIGAIIIALTLLCQILTSANGDELEGRTYSIIALYVMGVITMSIAILGACGAHKESKVCLIVFLICMVIGSLLMLRTGVPIAVARPRLEGLMEEKFRQLLPLDKASEDVKDMADSLQTHLQCCGLFSYQDWERNIPDSCHCNEEEEMEGLCQTESMYKVLMQQKSSIFSRPCFPIMMHYVLMIVDIMIGVVFSLAVLALLGMILSSIMIHQMRYRASPTMVVVPAVFTCGPPKYQELHNQKS; encoded by the exons ATGGCCGGAATCGACCCATGCCTCAAAAAGACCTTCACCATCTTCAACGTCTTTTTCGCG ATTATTGGCGCCATCATCATCGCACTTACTCTGCTGTGTCAGATCCTCACCAGCGCCAATGGAGATGAG CTGGAAGGACGCACCTACAGCATCATCGCCTTGTACGTGATGGGCGTCATCACCATGTCGATTGCCATCTTGGGAGCCTGTGGAGCCCATAAGGAGAGCAAAGTGTGTCTGATTGTG TTCCTGATCTGTATGGTGATTGGAAGTCTGCTGATGCTTCGAACTGGAGTCCCCATCGCCGTCGCCCGCCCCAGG cTTGAAGGTTTGATGGAGGAGAAATTCCGTCAGCTTCTGCCTTTGGATAAAGCTTCAGAAGATGTGAAGGACATGGCCGACTCCCTGCAGACACAT CTCCAATGCTGCGGTCTGTTCAGCTACCAGGACTGGGAGCGCAACATCCCCGACTCCTGTCACTgcaacgaggaggaggagatggagggactATGTCAGACCGAGTCCATGTACAAA GTTCTCATGCAGCAGAAAAGCTCCATCTTCTCCAGG CCCTGCTTCCCCATCATGATGCACTACGTCCTGATGATTGTTGACATCATGATCGGTGTGGTCTTCAGTCTCGCTGTGCTGGCG ctgctgggcATGATTCTGTCCTCCATCATGATCCACCAGATGCGTTACCGGGCCAGCCCCACCATGGTGGTGGTTCCCGCCGTCTTCACCTGCGGACCTCCCAAGTACCAGGAGCTGCACAACCAAAAGTCATAA
- the LOC128385184 gene encoding histone H1-like, with translation MAEEAPAVAPAKPAAKAPKKKAAPRPKKDGPSLPTLIIAAVAESKEKKGLSVAAVKKALAAKGVDVAKSNKRINTAVTKLVVKGTLTQTKGTGASGSFKLAKEAKPAKPVKKVVKKKAAVKAKKPAAAAKKPAAAKKKKPAAKKPVAAKKSPKKAPAKKAAAAKKVVKKTPKKTPVKKVKAVKKTPVKKAPAKKAAAAKKAKK, from the coding sequence ATGGCAGAAGAAGCTCCAGCAGTGGCACCGGCGAAACCCGCGGCGAAAGCCCCGAAAAAGAAGGCTGCTCCCCGGCCAAAGAAGGACGGACCGAGCCTCCCGACCCTGATCATCGCTGCTGTGGCGGAGTccaaggagaagaaaggacTCTCAGTGGCCGCGGTGAAGAAGGCTTTGGCGGCTAAAGGCGTCGATGTGGCGAAGTCCAACAAACGGATCAACACCGCCGTCACTAAGCTGGTGGTTAAAGGCACTCTGACCCAGACTAAAGGTACAGGGGCGTCCGGTTCCTTCAAGCTCGCCAAGGAGGCAAAACCAGCCAAACCGGTCAAGAAGGTGGTGAAGAAGAAAGCCGCGGTGAAAGCCAAGAAGCCCGCAGCAGCTGCTAAGAAGCCCGCCGCagccaagaagaagaagccgGCAGCAAAGAAACCAGTAGCGGCTAAGAAATCACCTAAGAAGGCTCCGGCTAAgaaagctgctgctgccaaGAAAGTGGTGAAAAAGACTCCCAAGAAAACCCCAGTGAAGAAGGTGAAGGCTGTGAAGAAGACCCCCGTGAAGAAAGCTCCGGcaaagaaagcagcagcagccaagAAGGCAAAGAAGTAA